One Gadus chalcogrammus isolate NIFS_2021 chromosome 4, NIFS_Gcha_1.0, whole genome shotgun sequence DNA segment encodes these proteins:
- the LOC130381673 gene encoding thymidine phosphorylase-like has translation MLSIPDLIKKKRDGKALSDEDIQFFLQAVVENNIQEAQTGAMLMAIFMKGMVATETMALTKTMKLSGEVLSWPEEWAGLVVDKHSTGGVGDKVSLVLAPALAACGLKVPMISGRGLSHTGGTLDKLESIPGFNVSQPFPKLRSILAEVGCVIVGQTVSLVPADRILYALRDATSTVESLPLITGSIISKKAAESLNSLVLDVKFGRSAICKDLASAKALGESLVTAGNNLGMNTRAVFTHMSNPIGRCIGNSVEVIESLETLKGKGPSDLMELVSTLGGVLLVMTGKVSSLSEGGRLITESVTGGAALAKFQAMMVAQGVSNENAQSLCSVQADYHSILRRADHQTELRTHTQGVVMEIDGLVLAEVLHQLGAGRTNAGEPINHSVGAELLVSLGESVNKGRPWLRIHFESPALTPDQTSRLEGALTLGGSGDKPLRGSLIEEMIPPM, from the exons ATGCTGTCCATTCCAGATCTGATCAAGAAGAAGAGGGACGGCAAAGCCCTCAGTGATGAAGACATCCAGTTCTTCCTCCAGGCTGTAGTTGAGAACAACATACAGGAAGCTCAAacag GGGCGATGCTGATGGCCATCTTCATGAAGGGCATGGTTGCCACGGAGACGATGGCCCTGACCAAAACGATGAAGCTGTCGGGGGAAGTGCTGTCATGGCCCGAGGAGTGGGCGGGTCTTGTGGTGGACAAACACTCCACTGGCGGCGTGGGAGATAAAGTGAGCCTGGTGCTAGCGCCAGCGCTAGCGGCCTGTGGCTTGAAG gttCCAATGATCAGTGGGCGGGGCCTCTCTCATACTGGAGGAACTCTGGATAAACTGGAATCAATCCCAGGGTTTAATGTCAGCCAGCCGTTCCCAAAG ctGCGGTCAATTCTGGCGGAGGTGGGCTGTGTGATCGTGGGTCagactgtctctctggtcccaGCGGACCGCATCCTCTATGCCCTGAGGGATGCCACCAGCACTGTGGAAAGCCTGCCCCTCATCACCG GGTCCATCATCTCTAAGAAGGCAGCAGAGTCTCTGAACTCCTTGGTCCTGGACGTCAAGTTTGGGAGATCAGCTATCTGCAAAGACCTAGCTAGCGCTAAGGCGCTAGGAGAGTCCCTG GTGACCGCCGGTAACAACCTGGGCATGAATACGAGGGCGGTGTTTACCCACATGAGCAATCCTATTGGTCGATGCATCGGCAACAGTGTGGAGGTCATCGAATCACTGGAGACCCTGAAGGGAAAAGGACCCAGCGACCTGATGGAGCTGGTCAGCACCCTGG GGGGCGTGTTGCTGGTGATGACAGGCAAAGTGAGCAGCCTATCGGAGGGCGGCAGATTGATCACTGAGAGTGTGACTGGTGGAGCAGCTCTGGCTAAGTTCCAGGCCATGATGGTAGCTCAGGGCGTGTCCAATGAGAATGCTCAATCGCTATGCTCCGTCCAAGCAGACTACCACAGCATCCTGAGGAGAGCAGACCACCAGACAgagctacgcacacacacccagg GGGTTGTCATGGAGATCGATGGGCTTGTCTTGGCCGAGGTCCTCCATCAGCTTGGGGCAGGGCGAACGAATGCTGGAGAACCTATCAATCACAGTGTCGGGGCGGAGCTACTGGTGTCATTGGGTGAAAGTGTAAATAAAG GCCGCCCCTGGTTACGGATCCACTTTGAGAGTCCGGCTCTGACCCCAGACCAGACGAGTCGTTTGGAGGGCGCTCTGACTCTCGGTGGATCAGGAGACAAACCTCTCCGAGGATCACTAATCGAGGAGATGATCCCGCCCATGTGA